From a single Eleginops maclovinus isolate JMC-PN-2008 ecotype Puerto Natales chromosome 18, JC_Emac_rtc_rv5, whole genome shotgun sequence genomic region:
- the scn3b gene encoding LOW QUALITY PROTEIN: sodium channel subunit beta-3 (The sequence of the model RefSeq protein was modified relative to this genomic sequence to represent the inferred CDS: inserted 1 base in 1 codon), with amino-acid sequence MVTQTKVHLQTLVLLLFVVHLSKPVCVDIPSETDAVLGKSMKLTCIYCLKRDELKSKTWVDWYYMPNKTNDSLLQKIHIFKFVIDRPDELAGPYKXRLTWNGTQDLQDLSIAIINVTYNDRGVYECWVRREFEFDSFTPSAFITKTIELKVKAEAPKDSTAIYSEIMMYVLLVFLTCWLVVEMVYCYRKISKSDEQAQDTANNYLAIPSEQKDNPAAPVTK; translated from the exons ATGGTAACTCAAACCAAAGTTCATCTGCAAACGTTGGtacttttgttgtttgttg TCCATCTGAGCAAGCCAGTATGTGTCGACATCCCGTCGGAGACTGATGCGGTCCTGGGGAAATCCATGAAGTTGACTTGCATCTACTGTTTAAAGAGGGATGAGCTCAAGTCGAAGACATGGGTAGATTGGTACTACAtgccaaataaaacaaatgacagcCTTCTTCAGAAGATTCAT ATATTCAAGTTTGTTATTGACCGTCCAGATGAATTGGCTGGACCATATA GCCGTCTGACATGGAATGGGACCCAGGACTTGCAAGATCTCTCCATTGCAATAATCAACGTCACCTATAATGACCGTGGCGTCTATGAATGCTGGGTACGACGCGAGTTTGAGTTTGACTCCTTCACTCCCTCGGCCTTTATCACCAAGACAATCGAGCTGAAGGTGAAAGCAGAAG CCCCTAAAGACTCCACAGCGATCTACTCTGAGATCATGATGTATGTGCTGCTTGTTTTCTTGACCTGCTGGCTGGTAGTAGAGATGGTCTACTGTTACAGGAAGATCTCCAAGTCTGATGAGCAGGCACAGGACACAGC GAATAACTACCTAGCCATTCCCTCTGAGCAGAAAGACAACCCAGCTGCTCCTGTTACCAAATAA